One part of the Schistocerca piceifrons isolate TAMUIC-IGC-003096 chromosome 2, iqSchPice1.1, whole genome shotgun sequence genome encodes these proteins:
- the LOC124776666 gene encoding probable actin-related protein 2/3 complex subunit 2: protein MILLEINNRIVEETLTLKFKNALAGHKPESIDITIADFDGVLFHISNVGGDKTKVRTSISLKFYKELQEHGADELLKREYGPLLTQVEDGYNVSVLIDLESIPQDWEDIVKKIGLLKRNCFASVFEKYFDFQERGEEGHKRAVINYRNDETLYVEAKADRVTVVFSTIFKDEDDIIIGKVFMQEFKEGRRASHTAPQVLFSHREPPLELQNTDARVGENIGYITFVLFPRHTNRSTRDNTINLIHIFRDYLHYHIKCSKAYIHSRMRAKTSDFLKVLNRARPEPKNVEKKTITGRSFIRKE from the exons ATGATCCTTCTGGAGATCAATAATAGGATAGTAGAAGAAACGCTAACGTTAAAATTCAAAAACGCCCTTGCGGG TCACAAACCAGAATCGATAGACATCACTATTGCTGACTTTGATGGAGTTCTGTTTCATATATCAAACGTAGGTGGTGATAAAACTAAAGTCAGA ACAAGTATTTCATTGAAATTCTACAAAGAACTACAAGAACATGGTGCTGATGAACTCCTGAAAAGAGAATATGGCCCTCTCCTTACTCAAGTTGAAGATG GTTATAATGTTTCAGTTTTAATTGACTTAGAAAGTATTCCCCAAGACTGGGAAGATATTGTTAAAAAAATTGGTCTTCTGAAGAGGAATTGTTTTGCATCTGTATTTGAAAAGTATTTTGACTTCCAAGAGAGGGGCGAGGAAGGCCATAAAAGAGCTGTTATTAATTACAGgaacgatgaaacact GTATGTTGAAGCAAAAGCTGATAGAGTGACCGTTGTCTTTAGTACAATATTTAAAGATGAAGATGATATCATAATTGGAAAAGTGTTTATGCAAGAATTTAAAGAAGGAAGAAGAGCAAGCCATACAGCTCCCCAGGTTCTGTTCAGTCACAGAGAACCACCTCTTGAACTCCAAAACACTGATGCCAGAGTAGGAGAAAATATTGGATATATAACCTTTG TTCTGTTCCCACGACACACAAACAGGAGTACCAGGGACAATACCATAAACTTAATTCATATATTCAGAGATTATCTTCATTACCACATCAAGTGCTCAAAGGCATACATCCACTCTCGCATGAGAGCTAAGACATCAGATTTCCTCAAAGTCCTAAATAGAGCAAGACCAGAACCCAAGAATGTAGAAAAGAAAACAATAAC